In Pengzhenrongella sicca, a single genomic region encodes these proteins:
- a CDS encoding sugar kinase, whose product MTATGTGVGVDVVTFGEVMGMFVADDAGDLADVTRFTRSLAGAEYNVAVGLARLGHTVAWVGRLGDDPVGRSALAAMLGAGLVTDAVAIAPGERTGLQLKSRTIGGDPEVVYFRSHSAGRELTATPSSDALVRSARHLHATGIPLALSGRLRTFAHDAVTLARRSGVRVSVDPNLRPSLWASTREMVRETNALAVRADWVLPGLDEGRLLTGAREPAGVAAFYLERGVQLVAVKDGRRGAHVFTADDHVRVGPLPVTAVDTVGAGDGFAAGLISAGLDNLDPAARALRAAGAGALATTAFGDQEGLPTRVELAALLTAAGRASTSPLTTSSTLPWMVAS is encoded by the coding sequence ATGACCGCGACGGGAACCGGCGTCGGTGTCGACGTCGTGACGTTCGGTGAGGTCATGGGCATGTTCGTTGCCGACGACGCCGGCGATCTGGCGGACGTGACCCGGTTCACCCGGTCGCTCGCAGGCGCCGAGTACAACGTAGCGGTCGGCCTCGCCCGCCTCGGCCACACCGTGGCGTGGGTGGGTCGGCTCGGGGACGACCCGGTGGGTCGCAGCGCCCTCGCGGCGATGCTCGGCGCTGGCTTGGTAACAGACGCTGTCGCCATCGCGCCCGGTGAACGCACCGGGCTGCAGCTGAAGTCCCGGACCATCGGGGGCGACCCGGAGGTCGTCTACTTCCGAAGTCATTCCGCCGGCCGCGAGCTCACCGCTACCCCCTCCTCGGACGCGCTGGTCCGTAGCGCCCGGCACCTGCACGCGACAGGGATCCCGCTAGCCCTCAGCGGGCGGCTTCGCACCTTCGCCCACGACGCCGTCACGCTCGCCCGAAGGTCCGGCGTTCGGGTCAGCGTCGACCCCAACCTGCGACCATCCCTTTGGGCCTCCACGCGCGAGATGGTGCGGGAGACCAATGCACTCGCCGTTCGCGCCGACTGGGTCCTGCCCGGCCTGGACGAAGGGCGCCTGCTCACCGGCGCCCGCGAACCGGCCGGCGTCGCGGCCTTCTACCTCGAGCGGGGAGTTCAGCTCGTCGCCGTCAAGGACGGGCGGCGCGGAGCACACGTGTTCACCGCCGACGACCACGTCCGCGTCGGCCCGCTGCCCGTCACCGCTGTCGACACCGTCGGGGCCGGCGATGGGTTCGCGGCAGGCCTCATCAGCGCCGGGCTCGACAACCTAGACCCGGCTGCCAGGGCGCTACGCGCCGCCGGGGCCGGCGCCCTGGCGACGACCGCATTCGGCGACCAGGAGGGCCTACCGACCCGCGTCGAGCTCGCAGCTCTCCTGACGGCGGCCGGCCGCGCGAGTACTTCCCCGCTGACAACCTCGTCGACTCTCCCCTGGATGGTGGCCTCATGA
- a CDS encoding orotidine 5'-phosphate decarboxylase / HUMPS family protein → MMQIQVALDRLPLDRAIAIASSIAPWVDGIEVGTSLVKEHGMSAVREVADAVAATTNGPWVHADLKTVDDAVTEVTAALAAGATSVSVLALASDTTIRAAIRTADERSAEVVLDLMLTDNSRRSELARWLPPHIRLGAHVGKDDQAGGTSVLDMLGDWATGRRLAVAGGLGLDHVPALRTIPDLRLVVGSAVTGASDPSGVARALDEARRLPAAVHPGPDVR, encoded by the coding sequence ATGATGCAGATCCAAGTAGCACTCGACCGGCTCCCGCTCGACCGCGCCATCGCCATCGCGAGCTCCATCGCCCCATGGGTAGACGGCATCGAGGTCGGGACGTCGCTCGTCAAGGAGCACGGCATGTCCGCGGTCCGCGAGGTCGCAGACGCCGTTGCGGCCACCACCAACGGTCCGTGGGTCCATGCCGACCTCAAGACCGTCGACGACGCCGTGACCGAGGTGACCGCCGCCCTGGCTGCGGGCGCCACGTCCGTGTCGGTGCTCGCCCTCGCGTCCGACACCACGATCCGCGCAGCGATTCGCACGGCCGACGAGCGGTCCGCGGAGGTCGTCCTCGACCTGATGCTCACCGATAATTCCCGCCGCAGTGAGCTGGCCCGTTGGCTGCCGCCGCACATAAGGCTCGGCGCCCATGTCGGCAAGGACGACCAGGCCGGCGGCACCAGCGTGCTGGACATGCTGGGTGACTGGGCGACCGGGCGACGCCTCGCGGTCGCTGGCGGACTCGGGCTCGACCACGTCCCAGCCCTACGCACGATTCCCGACCTACGGCTCGTCGTCGGATCTGCAGTCACCGGGGCCAGCGACCCCTCCGGAGTCGCCCGCGCGCTCGACGAAGCCCGCCGCCTCCCAGCCGCCGTCCACCCCGGACCCGACGTCCGCTAA
- the hxlB gene encoding 6-phospho-3-hexuloisomerase produces the protein MPITTQAAFPTTTAGRITAVEAEISAVLARTSTADLEAVTTALLKAGHVFVTGEGRSGFMARAFAMRLMHLGLHVHVIGETTTPAVGEGDTLVAVSGSGTTTGTVRVAETAARSGAHVLAVTTDPGSPLGTAAAISLVVPAATKLRRADEAPTIQPLSSLFDQATHLLLDVICLGIAAARNVDNSAAASRHANTE, from the coding sequence ATGCCAATCACCACCCAAGCTGCCTTCCCCACCACCACCGCTGGCCGGATCACCGCGGTCGAGGCCGAGATCTCTGCCGTGCTCGCCCGCACCAGCACTGCCGACCTCGAGGCAGTGACCACCGCACTGCTCAAGGCGGGCCACGTGTTCGTCACCGGCGAAGGCCGGTCCGGGTTCATGGCACGGGCGTTCGCCATGCGCCTCATGCACCTCGGCCTGCACGTCCACGTCATCGGAGAAACCACCACACCCGCGGTCGGCGAAGGCGACACGCTCGTCGCCGTTTCCGGGTCAGGCACCACCACGGGAACAGTCCGGGTCGCCGAAACCGCCGCCCGCAGCGGTGCGCACGTGCTCGCAGTCACCACCGACCCGGGTTCCCCCCTCGGCACCGCAGCGGCCATTTCCCTCGTGGTCCCCGCCGCAACGAAACTCCGCCGCGCGGACGAGGCACCCACCATCCAGCCGCTGTCGAGCCTCTTCGACCAGGCCACCCACCTACTGCTCGACGTCATATGCCTAGGTATCGCCGCCGCCCGCAACGTCGACAACTCCGCCGCCGCATCTCGCCACGCGAACACCGAGTGA
- a CDS encoding GGDEF domain-containing protein, which yields MNASRKTERLWTYLTADGGRLSGQLTVTTIGDGHGDVAGNSGVGVDVTTQERAGRALDESEARFRNAFLTAPIGMILATATTTTTTTTDQPAGAVAVVNSALCTLLGRSEGAFKKSGLLPCVHPDDRPALLEALSMLWSEQDAPAGPERVRLELRFVRPDGAERWGSLSGSAIAATPNTARQVIALVEDITARKHAEQALRHQALHDGLTGLPNRTLLHDRVEHALANRTRTGQAVGLLYLDLDGFKTINDLAGHAAGDELLTQTAQRLLANVRPGDTVARLGGDEFAVLCPDAESPSDVTTVAQRILSALRTPVLLSTGTHTISASIGMALAVADSTAAELLHAADTAMYQAKRGGKDQLVLHNDAHTAPAARRD from the coding sequence GTGAACGCCTCGCGCAAGACCGAACGGCTGTGGACCTACCTGACCGCCGACGGCGGACGGTTGAGCGGGCAGCTGACGGTCACCACGATCGGGGATGGGCACGGCGATGTCGCTGGCAACAGCGGGGTGGGCGTCGACGTCACCACCCAGGAACGTGCCGGACGGGCCCTGGATGAGAGCGAGGCCCGATTCCGCAACGCCTTCCTGACCGCGCCGATCGGCATGATCCTGGCCACCGCCACCACCACCACCACCACCACGACCGATCAGCCGGCCGGCGCGGTCGCTGTGGTCAATTCGGCGCTGTGCACGCTGCTCGGCCGCAGCGAGGGTGCGTTCAAGAAGTCCGGGCTGCTGCCGTGCGTGCACCCGGACGACCGTCCCGCCCTGCTGGAGGCGCTCAGCATGCTGTGGTCCGAGCAGGACGCACCCGCCGGGCCAGAGCGCGTCCGGCTCGAACTCCGGTTCGTCCGGCCAGACGGCGCCGAACGGTGGGGATCGCTGTCCGGGTCGGCCATCGCCGCTACCCCCAACACCGCCCGGCAGGTCATCGCCCTGGTCGAGGACATCACCGCCCGCAAGCACGCCGAGCAAGCCCTTCGCCATCAGGCTTTACACGACGGGCTTACCGGCCTGCCGAACCGGACGCTGCTGCACGACCGGGTCGAGCACGCCCTGGCCAACCGCACCCGCACCGGCCAGGCCGTCGGTCTGCTCTACCTGGACCTCGACGGGTTCAAGACCATCAACGACCTGGCCGGCCACGCCGCCGGCGACGAGCTGCTCACCCAGACCGCCCAACGGCTGCTGGCCAACGTTCGCCCAGGTGACACCGTCGCCCGGCTCGGCGGCGACGAGTTCGCCGTGCTATGCCCCGACGCCGAATCCCCTTCCGACGTCACCACCGTCGCCCAGCGCATCCTGAGCGCCCTGCGCACCCCCGTCCTGCTATCGACCGGCACGCACACCATCAGCGCCAGCATCGGGATGGCCCTCGCCGTCGCGGACAGCACCGCCGCGGAGCTGCTGCACGCCGCCGACACCGCGATGTACCAAGCCAAGCGCGGCGGCAAGGATCAGCTCGTGCTGCACAACGACGCCCACACCGCCCCCGCCGCCCGGCGCGACTAG
- a CDS encoding SsgA family sporulation/cell division regulator: MAAGNMNGSSRSIMAQLACPFPVCGSASRVAVLGQTPRAAQFELSGGPDVMRRGFEVTAVITTMLISESNTNWLYATLRYSSSDPYAVHADFASADGPARTWVFARDLLVQGLEGDEAAPAGRGDVCIWRDQDPEYLLVTLGGVDGHALIATSAGPVDRFVRATRALVLVDSEADCVGAAVDAFLSSLLAP; the protein is encoded by the coding sequence GTGGCGGCCGGCAATATGAATGGTTCGTCGCGGTCCATCATGGCCCAGCTGGCATGCCCTTTCCCGGTGTGCGGCTCTGCCAGCCGCGTGGCGGTTCTCGGCCAGACGCCCCGTGCGGCTCAGTTCGAGCTCTCAGGGGGGCCGGACGTGATGCGACGCGGGTTTGAAGTGACTGCAGTGATTACCACAATGCTCATATCTGAATCGAACACGAACTGGCTCTACGCCACGCTGCGCTATTCCAGTTCGGACCCGTACGCCGTCCACGCGGATTTTGCGTCCGCCGACGGCCCAGCAAGGACATGGGTGTTCGCGCGCGACTTGCTCGTTCAGGGTTTAGAGGGCGACGAAGCCGCACCTGCCGGGCGCGGCGACGTGTGCATCTGGAGGGACCAGGACCCGGAGTACCTTTTGGTGACTCTCGGCGGAGTCGATGGGCATGCCCTGATCGCGACGTCCGCCGGACCGGTCGATCGCTTCGTGCGGGCGACGCGCGCGCTGGTGCTGGTCGACTCCGAAGCCGACTGCGTCGGCGCCGCCGTGGACGCATTTCTCTCAAGCCTCCTTGCCCCGTGA